From the Acidobacteriota bacterium genome, one window contains:
- the rpmG gene encoding 50S ribosomal protein L33 gives MRDIVTLQCTSCKQRNYSTTKNKKKTPARLEIKKFCRACRAHKVHRETR, from the coding sequence ATGCGAGACATTGTTACTCTGCAGTGCACCAGTTGCAAACAAAGAAATTATTCGACCACCAAGAACAAAAAAAAGACTCCCGCACGCCTGGAGATCAAGAAATTTTGTCGTGCCTGCCGAGCCCACAAGGTCCATCGAGAGACTCGATAG